Proteins encoded within one genomic window of Jiangella mangrovi:
- a CDS encoding DUF1905 domain-containing protein produces the protein MSSTATEFTATLTQGDVEPGGWVVVVVANSAEIFGTRKPVKVAGHMDGEPFETTILPMGDGTHILPVKAALRKAIGKGPGDDVAISLRQR, from the coding sequence ATGTCCTCCACTGCTACAGAATTCACCGCCACCCTCACGCAGGGCGACGTCGAGCCGGGCGGCTGGGTGGTGGTCGTCGTGGCGAACTCGGCCGAGATCTTCGGCACCCGCAAGCCGGTGAAGGTCGCCGGGCACATGGACGGCGAGCCGTTCGAGACGACCATCCTGCCGATGGGCGACGGGACGCACATCCTCCCCGTCAAGGCCGCACTGCGGAAGGCGATCGGCAAGGGCCCCGGCGACGACGTCGCCATCTCGCTGCGGCAGCGCTGA
- a CDS encoding alpha/beta fold hydrolase has product MTEFLTTDLGDRIAFDRYGDGPGLIFVAGAGPFRAIDPITTETAELAAKQGVATVVYDRIGRGESIPGDDGGTAPIGLDRELAALRALMDVLGGSAALCGHSSGCSISLAAAAQGLPVTALALWEAPIAPVGTVAEWIGEVERRMDAGDLEGALAHYMKDMPPVWLEESRKDPMYPQFVAMVVSYRADGESLVWADSGPHAEVFADVRVPVEYLLGTETFDEMHVAAASVLAAVPGSVKKEMPGAFHSWEPAPMAAELASFVRTATQADQQG; this is encoded by the coding sequence ATGACCGAGTTCCTCACCACCGACCTGGGCGACCGCATCGCCTTCGACCGCTACGGCGACGGCCCCGGCCTGATCTTCGTCGCCGGCGCCGGCCCGTTCCGCGCCATCGACCCCATCACCACCGAGACCGCCGAGCTGGCCGCCAAGCAGGGAGTCGCCACCGTCGTCTACGACCGCATCGGCCGCGGCGAGAGCATCCCCGGCGACGACGGCGGCACCGCACCCATCGGCCTCGACCGCGAGCTCGCCGCCCTCCGCGCCCTCATGGACGTCCTCGGCGGCAGCGCCGCGCTGTGCGGGCACTCGTCGGGCTGCTCCATCTCGCTGGCCGCCGCCGCACAGGGCCTCCCCGTCACCGCGCTCGCACTGTGGGAGGCGCCCATCGCTCCCGTCGGCACCGTCGCGGAGTGGATCGGCGAGGTCGAGCGCCGCATGGACGCCGGCGACCTCGAGGGCGCGCTGGCGCACTACATGAAGGACATGCCGCCGGTCTGGCTCGAGGAGTCGCGCAAGGACCCCATGTACCCGCAGTTCGTCGCCATGGTCGTGAGCTACCGCGCCGACGGCGAGTCGCTGGTGTGGGCCGACTCCGGCCCGCACGCCGAGGTGTTCGCCGACGTCAGGGTGCCGGTCGAGTACCTGCTGGGCACCGAGACGTTCGACGAGATGCACGTCGCCGCCGCCTCCGTGCTGGCCGCCGTTCCGGGTAGCGTCAAGAAGGAGATGCCCGGCGCGTTCCACAGCTGGGAGCCGGCCCCCATGGCCGCGGAGCTGGCGAGCTTCGTCCGGACGGCGACCCAGGCAGACCAGCAAGGCTGA